A window from Trueperaceae bacterium encodes these proteins:
- a CDS encoding ABC transporter permease: MFQYTLRRILIALPAILGVIVVVFAMVRLAPGDPAVMLAGEFADQETIERIRERFGLDRSMPAQFATFVGNLAQGDLGRSTRTNRLVTEDLAQFFPNTLELALGAILVALAIGIPAGIVSAIKRNTWVDAAVTFVALLGVSMPVFWFGLLAILFFSVELGWFPVAGRGSFAHLVLPAITLGVSSTAIIARMTRSSMLEVLDQDYVRTARAKGVQARSLIAKHALRNALVPVVTIGGLEFGRLLAGAVLTETVFTWPGVGRLLVDSILARDYPVVQGAVLVIAISFILVNLLVDLVYGVIDPRIRYD; encoded by the coding sequence GTGTTCCAGTACACCCTCCGCCGTATCCTCATCGCCCTCCCCGCCATCCTCGGGGTCATCGTCGTGGTGTTCGCCATGGTGCGCCTCGCGCCGGGCGACCCGGCCGTCATGCTGGCCGGCGAGTTCGCCGACCAGGAGACGATCGAACGCATCCGCGAACGCTTCGGGCTCGACCGCTCCATGCCGGCGCAGTTCGCGACGTTCGTCGGGAACCTCGCGCAGGGCGACCTCGGGCGCTCGACGCGCACCAACCGCCTGGTGACCGAGGACCTCGCCCAGTTCTTCCCGAACACCCTCGAACTCGCGCTCGGCGCGATCCTGGTGGCGCTCGCGATCGGCATCCCCGCCGGCATCGTGTCCGCCATCAAGCGCAACACCTGGGTGGACGCCGCCGTGACGTTCGTCGCGCTGCTCGGCGTCTCCATGCCGGTCTTCTGGTTCGGGCTGCTCGCCATCCTGTTCTTCAGCGTCGAATTGGGGTGGTTCCCCGTCGCGGGACGGGGCTCGTTCGCGCACCTGGTGCTCCCCGCGATCACGCTCGGGGTGTCCAGCACCGCGATCATCGCCCGCATGACCCGCTCCTCGATGCTCGAGGTCCTCGACCAGGACTACGTCCGCACCGCCCGCGCGAAGGGCGTGCAGGCGCGCAGCCTCATCGCGAAGCACGCCCTGCGCAACGCCCTCGTGCCGGTCGTGACGATCGGCGGCCTCGAGTTCGGGCGGCTGTTGGCCGGCGCGGTCCTCACCGAAACCGTCTTCACGTGGCCCGGCGTGGGGCGGCTGTTGGTCGATTCGATCCTCGCGCGCGACTACCCGGTCGTGCAGGGCGCCGTCCTCGTGATCGCCATCTCCTTCATTCTCGTCAACCTGTTGGTCGACCTCGTCTACGGCGTGATCGACCCGAGGATCCGCTATGACTGA
- a CDS encoding ABC transporter permease, whose product MTDATTDAANAATTAGKPPARWRKRLRRNPLAAVGFGIIGFFLVNVAFAPFLAPYDPAAQELRTTYLPPGTGVSFGGPDGEFGLWVSPATRSPIGGVSVDADEAYPVQWFVRGERYAWLGGAISSDLKLFGVDGPVRFHLLGTDEQGRDVLSRLIHGAWISLFIGLISVSIGVGVGVPLGAISGYLGGAFDIVVQRVVDVMLAFPGILLAIVLVATFGTGLGNVMIAVGIASIPVYARLVRGSVLSVKSREYVEAARAMGKRAMPTLFRHVVPNALAPIIVQSSLQMAIAILFAAGLGFLGLGARPPQPEWGLMLARGREYLAVAPHVATFPGLAIVLVVLGFNLVGDALRDALDPRG is encoded by the coding sequence ATGACTGACGCGACGACCGACGCCGCGAACGCTGCGACCACGGCGGGCAAGCCGCCCGCGCGGTGGCGCAAGCGGCTGCGCCGCAACCCCCTCGCGGCGGTCGGGTTCGGCATCATCGGCTTCTTCCTGGTGAACGTCGCCTTCGCGCCGTTCCTCGCGCCGTACGACCCCGCCGCCCAGGAGCTCCGCACCACCTACCTGCCGCCCGGGACCGGCGTGTCGTTCGGAGGGCCCGACGGCGAGTTCGGCCTGTGGGTCTCGCCCGCGACGCGCAGCCCCATCGGCGGGGTGTCGGTCGACGCGGACGAGGCGTACCCCGTCCAGTGGTTCGTGCGCGGCGAGCGCTACGCGTGGCTCGGGGGCGCGATCTCGAGCGACCTCAAGCTCTTCGGGGTCGACGGGCCGGTCCGTTTCCACCTGCTCGGCACCGACGAACAGGGCCGCGACGTCCTCTCCCGCCTCATCCACGGCGCCTGGATCTCGCTCTTCATCGGCCTCATCAGCGTCTCGATCGGGGTGGGGGTCGGCGTCCCGTTGGGCGCCATCTCCGGCTACCTCGGGGGCGCCTTCGACATCGTCGTGCAGCGCGTGGTCGACGTCATGCTGGCGTTCCCCGGCATCCTCCTCGCCATCGTCCTGGTCGCGACGTTCGGGACGGGCCTCGGCAACGTCATGATCGCCGTCGGGATCGCCTCCATCCCCGTCTACGCCCGCCTGGTGCGCGGCAGCGTCCTGTCGGTCAAGAGCCGCGAGTACGTCGAGGCGGCCCGCGCGATGGGCAAACGCGCCATGCCGACGTTGTTCCGGCACGTCGTCCCCAACGCCCTCGCGCCGATCATCGTGCAGTCGAGCCTGCAGATGGCGATCGCCATCCTCTTCGCCGCCGGCCTCGGCTTCCTGGGGCTCGGGGCGCGCCCCCCGCAACCGGAGTGGGGCCTGATGCTGGCGCGCGGCCGCGAGTACCTCGCCGTCGCGCCGCACGTCGCGACGTTCCCCGGCCTCGCCATCGTGCTGGTGGTGCTCGGCTTCAACCTGGTCGGGGACGCGCTCCGCGACGCGCTCGACCCGCGCGGCTGA